The DNA segment CTACTTACGGACCAAAGTGTTATCCCGCCGCGCTTCCAGAAGGTTCGTGGTCCGGGAAGAAGGTTGACGCTTGCCGAAGGATGATTCCATCGAAGTCGAGGGGACCGTCATGGAACCCCTACCGAACGCGATGTTCCGCGTGGTGCTGGACAACGGCCACAAGGTGCTCGCGCACATCTCGGGCAAGATGCGGATGCACTT comes from the Corallococcus macrosporus genome and includes:
- the infA gene encoding translation initiation factor IF-1, with protein sequence MPKDDSIEVEGTVMEPLPNAMFRVVLDNGHKVLAHISGKMRMHFIRILPGDKVKVELSPYDLTRGRITYRAK